Part of the Haloarchaeobius litoreus genome is shown below.
CGGACACCGGGTACCGTTCCCCGATCTCGCGGCCCTCGCGGGCGAGGGTGAGGACGCCGTCGATGATGTTCTCCATCCGGTCGTGTGCGTTCGCGATCTCCGTGAGGTGCTCGTGGTCGACCTCGTCGCGGACGAGGTCGAGGTAGCCACGCGCCACGCTCAGCGGACTCCGCAGGTCGTGGCTGACGAGGTGTGCGAACTCGTCGAGGCGCTCCTTCTGGCGCTCGAGCTCCCGCTCGCGCTCCTTCAGCTCGGTGATGTCCGAGGAGATCCCGCAGACGCCGACGGGTGCGCCGTCGTCGCCGTACAACGGCACCTTCACCGAGTAGTAGATGCGCTCGTCGCCCTCGAACTCGCCGGTCTCCTCTATCTGGATCGGTTCGCCGCGTTCGACGGCCAGCTGGTCGTTCTCCCGGACCTCCTCGGCGTACTCCTCGTCCTGCAGTTCGAAGTCGGTCCGGCCGACCGCCTCGCCCGGTTCGAGGCCCAGCAGCTCGCGGAACCGGTCGTTGATCAGCTGGTACCGACCGTCGAGGCCCTTGATGTAGATGTTCGCCGTGGTGTTGTCGAGGATGGCCCGCAGCTGCTCGTTCGTCCGTCGCAGGTCCGACTCGCTCTCCAGCCGGTCGAACGCCTGTGTGACGTGGGTGACGAGGAGCTCCGCCAGCTCCTTGTCGGTCTCGCTGAAGGCGTTCGGCTCCTCCGAGATGGCCTGGAACACGCCGTAGCGACCGATAGGGACGCTGACCGCGGAGCGGAACTCCGGCTGGTCGGGTTCGGCCGTAACGTCCTCGAGGACGTTCCGGACAAGCACCGACTCCCGCTCGCGGTAGGTGCGGCCCAGGACGCCGTCGTCGACCGTCGGGAGGTCGCCAGCTGGTCGGTAGCTCCGGTCGGTCTGCGGGACGAACGTGCCGTCCTCGACGACGTAGACGCCCGAGACGTCGAAGTCGAGGATGCGCTCCGCAGCGACCAGCGCCTGGTCGACGACGGTCTCGCGGTCGTGTGCGCCGGCGAGGGCGACGGCGTGATGGTGCAGGCCTTCGAGTCGGCCCCGTGTGTCTTCCAGCCCCCGCTCGGCCCGGTACTGGTCGACGGCGTTCATGATGCGTCGTCGGAGGAGCTGGCGTGCTCCGGCGTCGGTCCTGCGGAGATAGTCCGTGACACCGGCGGTGATCGCCTCGCTGGCCACCGACTCGGACCCCTGGCCGGTGAACATGATGAACGGGAGGCGGTCGTCGCGCTCTCTGACAGCCTCGAGCAGTTCGATGCCGTCCATCCCGGCCATCTCGTAGTCGCTGACGACGCAGTCCACACGTCCCTCGTCGAGTCGGGCGAGTGCGTCCTCGCCGTTCGTCGCGACCAGGCAGTCGATCCCCGCGGCCTGCAGATACTCCGCCGTCATGCGGGCGGTGTCCCGGTCGTCGTCCACGCAGAGGACGCGCGGATCGTCTGGCATCCGTGTTTGAGGGAAGACCCGCGGATACGACATGATTCTTGCGCTTGTGGTGAGCTGACCAGTGCCGGGGTGTCAGTACCCGGTGGACGCCCCGAACAATCTGTCGGGGACGTCCTCGACCTCGCCGGCTTGCACACTCCAGAGCGTGGCGTAGAGGCCCTCCTCGTCGAGCAGCTCGTCGTGGGTCCCTCGCTCGACGACCTCGCCACCGTCGAGGACGAGGATGCCGTCGGCGTCGCGCACCGTCGAGAGCCGGTGGGCGATGACGAACGCCGTCCGCTCTTCGCTGACGGCGTCGAGGCTGCGCTGGATGTGGACCTCCGTCTCGGTGTCCACGTTCGAGGTCGCCTCGTCGAGCACGAGGATGGGCGGGTCCTTGAGGACGACGCGGGCGATCGCGAGCCGCTGGCGCTGGCCGCCCGAGAGCTTCACGCCGCGTTCGCCGACGCGGGTGTCGTAGCCGTCGGGCAGGTCCTCGATGAACTCGTGGGCCTCGGCGGCTCTCGCAGCCTCGCGGACCGCCTCGTCACTGGCGTCGAAGCGGCCGTACCGGAGGTTCTCGGCGATGGTACCGTCGAACAGGAACGGGTTCTGCGAGACGTAGCCGACGGTCTGGCGGAGCGAGTCGATGGATACGTCGCGCACGTCGTGGCCGTCGACCGTCACCGCGCCAGAGTCCACGTCGTAGAGCCGCATGAGGAGCTTCACGACGGTCGACTTGCCCGCGCCGGTCGGGCCGACAAGGCCGACCGTCTGGCCGGCGTCGACGGCGAAGTCGACGTTCCGGAGCACCGTCTCGCCCTCGTCGTAGGCGAAGGTCACGTCGTCGTACTCGACCCGCCCGTCGACGTCGGTGAGGGGAACGGCATCGTCGGCCTCCTCGACGTGTGGCGGGACGTCCATCAGGCCGAAGACGCGCTCGCCGGAGGCCTTCGCGTTCTCGTACCAGTCGACGAGGTTCGACGCCTGCGAGAGCGGCTCGACGAACCGCTGTGTCAGCAGGAGGAACACGACGAAGTCGCCGACGGTGAGCTGCCCCGCGAGCCCGAGCGGCGGCCCCTGGAACAGCCACAGCCCGCCGACGATGAACGTGACCGCGAAGGAGATACCGGCCAGCAGTTCCATGCCGGGCCGGTAGAAGTACGACAGCGTGAGCACTGACATGTGGGCGTCGTAGAGGTCCCTCGACGCGGACCTGACCCGGCCTGTCTCGTAGGACTCGGTCGCGCTCGTCTTGACGAGTTCGACGCCCGAGAGCGCGTTCTCCAGCCGGGTGTTGAGGCTACCGACGTTCGAGCGCACCCGGCGGTAGCGCGGTTCGACGAGCCGCATGAACCAGTACGTGAAGCCGACCATCA
Proteins encoded:
- a CDS encoding ABC transporter ATP-binding protein, yielding MSGDDEKPFDQYRADVDRPLVRLFEEYGVPRLRWFVAGNVANVVGRSASLLPPLVLGTAIDAVFNGNGDYSLPLVPGSMLPNEPAAQFWLSVALIVAGFVLTGVGTFVWGVTMNRFAHGVMHAVRTDTFDAMQRLDMAFFDEKQTGEVMSVLNNDASNLETFLDDALSEGLRIVVMIVGIAAILAYLNVALAVVTLAFLPLMVGFTYWFMRLVEPRYRRVRSNVGSLNTRLENALSGVELVKTSATESYETGRVRSASRDLYDAHMSVLTLSYFYRPGMELLAGISFAVTFIVGGLWLFQGPPLGLAGQLTVGDFVVFLLLTQRFVEPLSQASNLVDWYENAKASGERVFGLMDVPPHVEEADDAVPLTDVDGRVEYDDVTFAYDEGETVLRNVDFAVDAGQTVGLVGPTGAGKSTVVKLLMRLYDVDSGAVTVDGHDVRDVSIDSLRQTVGYVSQNPFLFDGTIAENLRYGRFDASDEAVREAARAAEAHEFIEDLPDGYDTRVGERGVKLSGGQRQRLAIARVVLKDPPILVLDEATSNVDTETEVHIQRSLDAVSEERTAFVIAHRLSTVRDADGILVLDGGEVVERGTHDELLDEEGLYATLWSVQAGEVEDVPDRLFGASTGY
- a CDS encoding hybrid sensor histidine kinase/response regulator; translated protein: MPDDPRVLCVDDDRDTARMTAEYLQAAGIDCLVATNGEDALARLDEGRVDCVVSDYEMAGMDGIELLEAVRERDDRLPFIMFTGQGSESVASEAITAGVTDYLRRTDAGARQLLRRRIMNAVDQYRAERGLEDTRGRLEGLHHHAVALAGAHDRETVVDQALVAAERILDFDVSGVYVVEDGTFVPQTDRSYRPAGDLPTVDDGVLGRTYRERESVLVRNVLEDVTAEPDQPEFRSAVSVPIGRYGVFQAISEEPNAFSETDKELAELLVTHVTQAFDRLESESDLRRTNEQLRAILDNTTANIYIKGLDGRYQLINDRFRELLGLEPGEAVGRTDFELQDEEYAEEVRENDQLAVERGEPIQIEETGEFEGDERIYYSVKVPLYGDDGAPVGVCGISSDITELKERERELERQKERLDEFAHLVSHDLRSPLSVARGYLDLVRDEVDHEHLTEIANAHDRMENIIDGVLTLAREGREIGERYPVSVEAVARGAWGNVDSGAATLSVVDDTTVDADRDRLLQVFENLYRNALAHALPDDADRVLTVTVGTLATSGFYVADDGDGVPASVRDGLFDPGQSSDPNGTGFGLAIVERVVSAHGWTVELADSADGGARFEIRT